Below is a genomic region from Phragmites australis chromosome 20, lpPhrAust1.1, whole genome shotgun sequence.
GTTCGATGCACATGCTTTGTAGGTAGTAACGTGGGAGCACGCGCTACTAGCGAGCGGTAGCACGCGAGAAGCGGGCCCATGCGGAAGTGCGGGAGCACGTGTGGCAGCGAGCAGCAACATGCGGGAGCATGCGACAGCGCGGGAGCGAGGGTGCGGGAGCGCGATGCAGGCTCATATGGGGAGCGGAGCGGAACGCAGGGGTGAGCAGGATTTTCGGGTGCGAAATGCCGAGCGAGCGGAACAGGAATTTATAGGTGTTTTTTAAGCAGTACAGATTAGGCCATACAGCTTGTCTAACATGATcatcattaaaaataattagtaataattagcatgttgttgttaattagtaattactaCAGTAAAATTAGAAGTATTAGTGTGTTGATTAGTGTATGGTTAATATCTATTATTATCGAAGGTTAATTTTTGACAATGTATCCGGAGTATGCCGAACGATGGATGCATGATCAATATTTTCGGTGATTTTTGGTGAGAGTGTGTCAAAGggactcaagaacactggagtttaTCCAGGTTTAGGTCTCACTTAGGATAACATTTCTACgttatgtgtatttttttatgagttGGATAAATTTATCCAGAGTCTCTTCTTTTACAAGTCTGATCCTCCTCTTTATATAGCAGCAAACGAGGTATATCGTATATATAGAAGAAGATCGTGTCAAATATGGTAGTTGCCCTATCTGAAAAAAGAAACTACTCATAGGCCATCAATAGGGACGGGCACACCTGGCCTATCATGGTCGTCCTGCACACCATGTCTCATCCGTTAAATACCGTCACGCCTGCTGCACACCTGTCACGCTCTCCTATCAAGCCATCCTGtagtattaaatgctacaggatgaGTCACACCGTCTCTATGTCGGATCATGACTTCATCTACCAAAAAGTTACCGAGGGAACAAAGCACATGAATCgatagcattaaatgagattagactGGTTAGATGGACACCTACCCTGTGATCAGCAAGGGTTGTTTACGGGGTTTCCATCTACGATCAGAGGGCTGGTAACTCGAGTATCGCCTAGTTACGGGGGATatggttttgaaaatatcaatTGTCATTTGGCGTCTACCGGTATGGCTCTCTTGACATAGGACCAttttattctttacatcgataattatattattatttgagtgttaaaaggaGCCACTATGTTCGATCTTAAGATCACAAAATCACCACATTAatcgaaaaaaaagaaaaaatataaaccaCTCATTGTTATAAACATCTAGCAGTCTATATTAAACCAAAGAGtacatatcaaatacgattaataaataattaaatttagaattaaaaattatgaaaaaatagtaGTTCGATTTTCACAcaatttgagaagcaaaatatctaaataaagagtataaataaaataaaataaataataattgaaattagggttagaaattgaaaaaagaattatccatatcaaatataatcttagaaaaaatcaaatacctaaataaaatacaattaattaaaaattatcgtgataaaatattacaacgaGATTAGCCATACTATTAATATGAACCGTCTTgctaattaatatttaaaataagAGATATAAATTAGTTAAATATTCTCATCACATTATTCTATTCATCTAGCCAAACACAAAATCGAATTACTTCGTCCATCCAATCGAAAAAACTTACATACCTATATCCTAATCTAACATTGCCCTCTAGCTAAACACTCGCATGGTTCAGTTCGTCGTGCCTGAAAATCCACAGAGATGCCGTCCCGGTGTTCCACTGCTACTGAGCTCACTGCGGAAGGATATGCTTCTTGATCAATAATTGCACGCCATGCCCCAAAAAGGTCTAAAACATTTTGTACTGCCCATGCCGTTCTAGAACGAGGAAGAAAATTGCTTTTCGTAGCATCATCCGCGTCTATAGACTCACCCAAAGTCCAATGCCTACCGCACGCTCCAAGATACCGACCTGCAAACCTATCACGGCCACGCTCGCCCCGAGCCGTCCATAGTCCAAAGCCCATAGATTCGCCGCGACGTGCCGGACGGCCGGTGGCCGCCTGCGATCTGCCCGCACCCACACGCCTGCTCGCCTGCGCGCTCCGCTGCCGCTGCCCGCCAACCAATCCCGCGCCCCTGACGAATCCATCGGCTCGGGTGGCTCCTGTTTCAGAGGTGACGACGGGGTTGCGCTACATCGTCTCCAACTATATTCTTtccatttaattttttttttccgattctcttctttatttttatttttcttatctaCAACAACAGTTTCATTTCGAGTGGAATcgtgaagaaaaaaagagaatctcattaaaaaaataatcttatAAATCTCTTCGTAACAGAAACCGTAAAAGAAAACAGTTAAAACGTTAAATATAACGAAAATCCTTGACGAAATTTTCACCCCAAAGAGGAACAATTGGCTATGGCCTTAGAGTATACGGCAGTCTGTGTAGCTCGCTATACCTACTCGCCGGCATCCTCTGTCCATGCCTTAATAGGCCTACTGTAGGCATATGTTCGATTGGAGCAACGACTAAGATATCGGGACCACTTATTCTAACTATCAGTATTAGAGTTTAAGATGATAAATCTAAAACATCTCTATAGTCACGTAGTTACTGGTGAGCTCGAAATGTTTTTAGGGTCGTACAAGTTATGTATGTGCGTAAAACAAACCTATTAAAATCTAGACTAAAGACGTCGGCTCGTGAGTATAGCTAGATGGGGTAAGCTATGCACCGTGACAAGTTGTCCGGCCGCGTAGGGCGCCTGCACCGGGCGAGATGGAGGCCGTGACGAGTCGCGAGCAGGGCTGGCCCAATCGATCGGCGGGAGCCAGGCCTGCGTGTTGGCGGCGGCTAGTAGACGCCTTGAGCGGACTTGGTCCACCTGACCACCTGGGCGTTGGCCGTTCGGGGCCAATTTCCTCATCAATGCGATAGACAGTGAGCCGCAAAGAACGTCGATGACATCGAGGTTGTCAACGATAGACCATGGAGCAAAACCGGTGAAACTACGTCGAACTAAATAGTACTCCTACTCCGTAGTAGTATAATACGGAGTACTACTCATCAAGTCATAGATAATAAATTGAACGTTGACACGGATAAGGTCTCCAAGCTGAAGTTTGACCGCCAACTTATGTGTGGAATTGAATGAAATGGTGGCAGTATAAAGGCACTTTTAAAAACCGATGTGAGCATGCCATTTCAATATGTCATTTGTAAGGCGGCGTAATCTCTTGACACATGATAGCACCCAAGTCCAATGTTTTGTAGCTGGAAGTTTGAATTTGCAAATGTACAAATGTCTCTCGTTTTCCGCTTTTAGCGAAAAGGTTGAAAGAACAGCGAaaagcttttaaaaaaaatttaagtttGGGGGCGGGGGGGGGATCCCTCAGTCGATACATTGTGTTGTCGAGCACCTCACTCACTTAGGATTTAGATTAAATGTCTAGCTCATTCTTAAGTGTAAGCCAGAGCTCACGATGTAGTAAAAATATGGTCTGGAAAGTTTTTCTAGACTCATGACCTGAAAGTTTGATGCTCGCATAACTAGGTTGAAGATAGAttttggagttgaaattttcATGCCTTTCCATGTCAAAAACATAACTCGAAGGTTTGGGTACAAGAACAGAAATCTACAAATGGTTTCCTATTAACTGGCTTTTCTGGTGGGCCACGGGTGATAATCGACACATCTAATGTGATTATGTAGGAAGTAGACTTAAATCTTACAAATTTACACGGATAAAAACAACCAACCGTAAACTTAAAATGAAATGAAAGAAAACCCTTTATGGCATACTCTGATGCAGTAATTTCACAAGATTTGTTACAATCCGAGGAACCAGTTGGCCAAGCTATAAACCCGGGTgcgctccctctctctcaggCAGTAGGCTCTGGTGTTTGGACACTGACGTTAAAATCTTACTCGGATTTAGgtgttttatttaaaaaaattatagatatcaGATATGGCCAAATAGATGGTCCGGTCCGGCACGGGTCTATTGAGGCATGGTCTATTTAGGCAGATCCGTTTAGACCCATTAGCTAAATGGGTTGTGCCGTGCTGGCCCACGTGCCATGACTTCAGCCTAGGCATGGCCTATTTAAGACCGGATCATGTCCTGTCGGTCTGCGGCACTGTAGGACTGATAACTTTTATTTTGTCTGTTAGCCCGTTAGCCcgcagaaaattaaaaaaaaaatcataaaaacttGTTTTCATTAGAAATCAAACACCCAACTTTCTACTTAGAGTAAAACACACTAACATTGCACTATATATCCTATATGTTATCAgatttaaataaattatataaaatactataaaaatatgaacagttaaaCCGATCGTGCTGTGCCGACTCATTAATCATCGTGCCGTACCATGTCTGAATCATACCATATTACACGACTCATTTGATATCTTAAGtagatacttaaaaaaatttaggcaTAAACCAGGCAACCACCAGTCGATCGCTCGCGCCGGCGCGCCGGCCTCGTCCCGGACCAAAAGCGCCCCGCGGCACGTGCCCAAAGCTTGGGCGCACTCACGTCACCGCACCACGCGACTCCTCCCTGCTGGCCGGCCCGCCCACCAGCCCAGATCCGAAACCGGTGGGCGCCACCCTCCACGGCTCCACTCCACCCACCCGAGGCCAGAAGGCCCACAAACTGACCGCCTCCTCTCGTACTCCCGGCTCGCTCCTACGCCGATCCAGCTGCGCGACCCAACCCTCCGCGCCACCCGCCCGGGCCACCCAACCCACGCACACTCGCGACCGCGAGACACCCGCCCGGGCAGCGCCGCGCCGCGACCCCGCACGCGGAGCTGGTTACCCTCCCCTCCCCCGGTAGCTTATAAGAGAGAcccctccgccccctcctctcctctcttctctctgttCCACCCACTCCTGCTCTGCTCCCATCGATCTGCCCCGCCCTGCGTGCGTGAGTGGTTTTCTGCTAGGGATTTGAAACGGAGATCCgcgagagattgaggagagggagggaggcgtcggtggcgtGGCGGGGGAGGGATGGACGGGCACGGCGGGGGCAAGCTGACGCGGACGCCGTCGTCGCTGCTGCGCTCGCCCACGGTGCGCAACTGCTCCTCTTTCCAGGCCGTGGTGGTCGAGGACCCGGAGCCCGACGACAAGAAGGCCCAGGCGCAGGCCAAGCCCCCGCCCCACCTCCACCCCGGCGGCCCCTTCCACCCGCTCCTCGTCCTCGCTCTCCCGCTCGCcttcctgctcctgctcctcctgcTCCGCGGCGGCGACCACCACCTTGCGCTCCTCGCGGCGTCCGCGGTCGCCGCGCTCGGCGCCGCGGCGGGGGCCGCGCGGTTGCTGCGGGGGCGCCTGCGGCTGCGCCGCTCCCCGGGGTCCGGGTCCGTGCAGTGGTTCATCGGCGACGAGGACGACAAGCCGCAGAAGCGAGACAAGGGCAAGGGTGGCGGCGCCGTGCTCGGCCGCGTGGTGCGGGAGGGCGTCGAGTTCTACAGTAATGGGGACTGCTACGAGGGGGAGTTCCACAAGGGCCGCTGCAACGGCAGCGGCGTCTACAACTTCTTCGGCAAGGGCAAGTACGAGGGCGACTGGGTCGACGGCAAGTACGACGGCTACGGCATCGAGAGCTGGGCGCGCGGCAGCCGGTACCGCGGCCAGTACCGCCAGGGCCTCCGCCACGGCCACGGCGTCTACCGCTTCTACAGCGGCGACTGCTACACAGGCGAGTGGGCCGGCGGCCAGAGCCACGGCATCGGTGCGCAGACCTGCTCCGACGGTAGCTCCTACGTCGGCGAATTCAAGTGCGGCGTCAAGCACGGTCTCGGGAGCTACCATTTCAGGTGACCATCTATCGAAATTTGGTGCATGAATTTGATCACATCGACACACTGTTCCGTCTCTTCTCCATTGTTTGAAAATGGGCTGCTAATTTCGATCGTGCTGTTCAAATTTGATTCAGAAATGGTGATCGGTATGCGGGCGAGTACTATGGGGACAAGATCCACGGGTTTGGTGTCTACAGCTTCGCCAATGGCCATTGCTACGAAGGCTCCTGGCACGAAGGCAAGAAGCAGGGAGTTGGGATGTACACCTTCCGGAATGGTGACAAGCGATCGGGGGACTGGGATTCTGGGACTCTCAAGACCCCCCTGCCTCCGTCTGATCCTTCCGTTCAGCGCGCCGTACAGGTATACAACAATTTTCCTGTGCACATTGATCTACCTAAAATTTACCATTTGCAATTGCTTCTGGGATTCTAATGGTTGCATTGCACATTTAGGCTGCTCAGCGGGATGCGGAGAACGCCTTTGGCCTGCCAAGAGTCGATGAGCAGGTGCATAAGGCCGTCATGGCCGCAAACAGGGCAGCCACCGCTGCTCGGGTAGCGGCGATCAAGGCAGTCCAGAACAGGATGGACGGGAAATTTTGTGATACCTATGTCTGACTTTGTGCTCAGGAAAccatgttttttcttcttctaactGTACATTAGGGTAGTGAAGGACAATAACTAATCAGAGACGACCAGGGCAGCGCAACCGCTTGTTCCGAGTCAGAGTTCAGCAAGAACGGGAGGCGCCGGAGAGTGGAGCTGGCAATTTTCGTTCACAGAACGGCTCAGATTTCTCAATCGCCATCGGCggcccccttctccttccttgcaATCCGTAACTGTACACAGGTCCAAGTGTATCAATGGAAGAGTGAGTTTTTGCAATGCTCTTTTCACTGCTTACTCTAAGTTATCTGTGTGGACTGCACATATGAATGTGGTTGCATCTGCATTTTCATTGCTCCAACCTAAATCTCGACTGCTTATAGTTGGACTCCATGTGCAGTGATTCTCCATTTGCAAATGTACTTGGAGTTGCACATGGGAGACTGTAAATTTCTTCTTGTCCTGCAACTTGGAGTAGCTGTGATGTAGGGCCACATGATATAATTTGTTTCTCGTTCCCTGTGTGTCGATCCACTCCCTGCACCTGAGACAACTGTGTTTTGAAACCTCGGGAGCGATTCGTAGCTTTGGGTCCACTGGCTAATCCAGATTTTTGCATCAGAAACATGAATGCTCGGAAAGAAATTCCACAAGTGTTAAGCTGGCCCGATGCATTGCTGTATGCTGGGTGCCGCTGTTGCTTGATTACTTGCATCAGGACAGCCATACCAATCAATGGATCCACTGTATTATGAGGTGGATATAGATGTTGGAATCCGACTCGATTTTGAATATTTGATTCGGCAAAAGAAAGATTGGCATTATGTGAGATGTCACTCGTTCCATAGTGTCAGAAATCCTAATAATTCTGAACTTTTTGTTGCCGTTGGTTCTTGTCGGTTATTGTTTTGATTTAGTACATATTTGTGGAACAGTGGTGATGAAATGGTTTGACCTGTAAAATGTCTAATTCAGAAGCATGGACATGCAGACATGGGCACATGGCCCATCTGCTCTGTCCTAGAAACTGTATCCTAGACACAATTCACAGGCTCAACAGTCTGGTTGTGGCCTCAAGTACAGACCGAAAAGGAGGTAATCTCGGAGCTTGTGATGGTTAAGTGCCTCTTTTTTTGCTGTGGACAAAGCGTGCTTATGAACCGGGATTATATAATGTGTCGATGTGCTGAAGAGTTTGCAGTACCTATGCTGAACTGCGCATCAAGCTGACCTGCTGTTCTGCAAGCAATACAAAATCTGCAGCTTGTTACACAGGCATCAACTTGTCGGGCCGCATTGAACGACCGAAGATCATGTGTTGTTTGAAGGATAATCTTGTGCTATCAGCTGTGTGCTGGACCTTATCGCCAGCCATCATGCAGTTCTCAACACATGCATCTCCGAGTAGACGCCCGTGCAAACCGTGTCTctgttttcttttattttagcattttttttcatcttgtcAAGAACATCTGTTCTGCTCACTGCCTGCCAAGAGCTGTTGTTCTTCTCCCAGCAAAAAAGATGGGCGGCCTGAAGAAACAGCAGCCGGTTTTCTGACAGGCGCAGCTTCTCTCCTGTATGAAAAGCAGGATCCAACTTGTGCTTCTCTTTGTtctctcctttatttttttctataggAGCAACAGGCTCGAGACATCATAATTGGTCACAGTCATCACATAAGCTAAATTAAGTTTGTTAGCAAAGCATTATATAACATTATAACCTTCTTATCAATTCTACGTTCAGGTCCTCAATCATCATGACATGTCGATCGTGGTGACAgcaaacaaagatgatcatTTCATTTCATATTCCAATTATTCATATTAttattgtgtgtgtgtgtgtgtatttcCTGTGTGAAAGAAACTCACCATGCATGCTTAATGATGCTCGCTTGCGTGAGAAGCGAGGTCACATACAGAGAccttttcttgctttctttacAGCCCTCTAAATCTCCTCTGCCGTCCCCTCTCACGGCTTTCAAATTCAAAGACGCCGCAGAATAAACATCCCTTTCAGTATCAGGTGAGGTAGCCACCGTGCAAAATCTATATTCTTTTCTTTCACCATTTCATGTGTGTTTATGATACATCACTCATGAGGTAGGGTGCATCATTGTCACTTGGAAAAATGGGAGAGCCATACCGCGAGCTCCGACAAAGAAGACAGACTACGGTAGCCGGCGGCATAGAAAGAATCGCCTGGCTTGTAGTTTTCGCCTGTCGCAAGCGTCTGAAGACGCAACCACTTCGTAGGAGGATCACTTTTGCCGGCTTTCCTCACATGAAGgaagagagcaatgaaacaCATGCATATAATAATTATTAACTAATTATTCGTATGTTGCAACGAATATTAGATACgataatatttaacacaaactTAAGATATGAAGATGTGGACGTGACACGAGAGTGGCTCTAAACGAATACGTCGGGAATGATGTcgtagtttaattttagatgGGATCTGAAAAAAGGAGTAGATTAATTATccactattttttcttctaattttttttattttcattagtaaaatgagtTCTATATCCGTACCCAGTAAAAAAATAGGGAGGCTAGAGGACGAGGATATATAGcaaaagtagataaattattcgaattttatagatttttattagataagatGAGAGTAGGGGAAGAGATGATGCATGAACCCAGTCATGTTTTATATAGATTCTATTTGCTAGAGCGTTAACTCTAAGATATATACAGAATTTActatttataggataaaataaaataatttaaatatatatttttagtctaaaataagaaaaaattattGGTGTTATGATCTTGGCTCCCTCACGAGTCCATAGTCCACTGTCCTAAGGGGGAGTACGTCCTATCTATACGATAGGTGTAATCAACCCTAATTTAGTCAGGATCTCATTTCGTGTGATACTTAAAAAATAGGGGAGTCCAGCACCAGTGTCGATCTATTCACGTGGGTTTTAGCCGCCCCTCGGCTTCCGTTTTGATGGGTGTTCCACATCTAGGGCTAGAGATTATATTGTTCATATCACTATTAAGTTTAACAAAAATATTTCAACCAAATATCCTTAAATTATTTATAGGTCTAGCTCTAAGAATTTCTGAGATAAGAATAACTAGTTTTAAAAATGTGTAGAGctaaagctctaccaaacaaattCTTAGAAAAAATTATCTCTAATTTCTAACACGGAGTAGCAGCAATTTTCTCTCGTGTGTTAGTGAATTTCAGGGggtgccgggggggggggggggggggacgccTCATGGAGTAGGTGTGAGGGTCTCCGCTGCTGACACAGATTTCTTTGGAAAATCATGTGGGAAACGTCGTGGATTCGGTCCGCTCATGGGTTTGGGTTCTGTAGTTGAACGGTGCTCATGTCAAGGTGGCGACGGTGCAGGTTGGACCTGCGGTTTCATTTCAGTTTGTTGGTGGTGCGTTGGTTCAGCCTCGGCGCCCCGTGCGGGTAGGTGGATGGTGTGCTGGTGCTGGTGTTGGTGGGTGGCGGATCAGGGAGCCGGATCACACGGGCTCGCTTTCACGCGTTGAAAAGATCGAGGCTGATCTTTTTTTGTTTAACTGATAGAAAT
It encodes:
- the LOC133902375 gene encoding uncharacterized protein LOC133902375; its protein translation is MDGHGGGKLTRTPSSLLRSPTVRNCSSFQAVVVEDPEPDDKKAQAQAKPPPHLHPGGPFHPLLVLALPLAFLLLLLLLRGGDHHLALLAASAVAALGAAAGAARLLRGRLRLRRSPGSGSVQWFIGDEDDKPQKRDKGKGGGAVLGRVVREGVEFYSNGDCYEGEFHKGRCNGSGVYNFFGKGKYEGDWVDGKYDGYGIESWARGSRYRGQYRQGLRHGHGVYRFYSGDCYTGEWAGGQSHGIGAQTCSDGSSYVGEFKCGVKHGLGSYHFRNGDRYAGEYYGDKIHGFGVYSFANGHCYEGSWHEGKKQGVGMYTFRNGDKRSGDWDSGTLKTPLPPSDPSVQRAVQAAQRDAENAFGLPRVDEQVHKAVMAANRAATAARVAAIKAVQNRMDGKFCDTYV